Proteins encoded within one genomic window of Haematobia irritans isolate KBUSLIRL chromosome 5, ASM5000362v1, whole genome shotgun sequence:
- the LOC142240569 gene encoding uncharacterized protein LOC142240569 (The sequence of the model RefSeq protein was modified relative to this genomic sequence to represent the inferred CDS: added 157 bases not found in genome assembly), giving the protein MVLCFVKMYSLVKSTKSDLYIVDSESIISKGKRTVIFSRHGKTETGFLLGKNDVRSVLVQKKEEFTKTGEETPKSEQTEPQNRSALFEVLQKPGVSTNLPKHNESKFTSSKISYLLRRPSQFSASVETASPTTSTKMSSNEMYSSTPNDAPKHSCETASYNEILDSHCNEQLEPQNSSEIFKVPHKSNIYTSLSKNDASVLTSISKNITSIAETTSSVILPENAIDTNLNVDLDVPRMKKKQTKHHRNTPYLLRRFSQLSATVETAYPTTSTRMSSNVMCSSTPKSAPQHLFKSRCQTSGIFHMPQKTDVSSSLSKKHDSIMTSSEISKNMISITETTIDPKPNIDICVPKMKEKAANQPCDSLYIPRQTSQFSTIVETAFPTTSTKMSSNAMCSSTPNSASKHSCEISRYNEILDSHCTEQLKPQNSSEIFEVPQKSIIFTSLSKYGASILTSKEIAKNLTSMADTTSPEILPENTIDSNLNVDLVVARMKKKQTKHHRNTPYLLRRPSQHSATVETAYLTASTKMSSNVMCSSTPKSDPQHLCDSRQTSGIYHVRQNPGVSTSLSEDDDSIMNSSEISKNMISIAETTIDLKPNVDTCVPETKEKAANHLCDSLYLPRRSSQFSTTVQTEFSTTSTTISSNVMCSSTPNSAPKYSCETPRYNEIVDSHCKEQLDLQNPSEIFQVPQKSIISTALAKNDASILTSSEISKNMTSIAETTPSEFLPEQSIDSTPNVDVSIINDNINLKKLSVPHTKEKTKKHFCLFCKTLQTKFARHIFLKHKNDNKVHLASKMPKKSVERIKIIDELRKKGDFLYNTRSEYNGGILITRRNQQKNFKNKAYDYVCCKDCKGFYSKKSIRVHRRICGGVTKTKSTNIESRKLTQYCHPEANDIMKTQVLPKLNDDKIRRALVHDELIIKYGNKLADKYTDVYTDSHNFDMVRAHLRLLARFKIAMKKHDRGIKELKDVFKPQLHDKCIDALRDVSSWDQALGWYKHPQTAISLSAVLKKCAFKLRTEYIKIQSEEKKKEVEDFILLWEEEVPTVVHKRALEDQTNMKRDKNVVLPKKDDINKLYKFLLGKIKKSVTSLQKKFSLKYWASLTQSSLTLIQVFNRRRAGEIEKLKISNYTKRESVTHNMEKELLKTNSIESVEHAQKFVRIEMRGKLSRGVPILLDSIMMNAVDTLLKYRSKAGLTEDNKYVFANPTAGPTSKKYYRACELLKKFAEECGAEEPNTLRGTTLRKHFATYVSVINAEDAEVDKVANFMGHHKDIHKSHYRQTVPAAEIYCVSKILTAAIGEEAEVEIPEKTNRTELINQNMGVGNDVSSGKRIEKKNDNDGMQDASEENVSKNEYTDDSFGSQKKRRSTSPYGKTTRRRWSAAEKDAIFSEFGDVMLLTKLPRTRECLRAVRKHEALKGRTPQQVKAWINNTIQSKKDKN; this is encoded by the exons atgTTCGGTCAGTTTTGGTTCAAAAGAAAGAAGAATTTACCAAAACTGGAGAAG AAACACCTAAAAGCGAACAGACAGAGCCTCAAAATCGTTCAGCGTTGTTTGAAGTGCTTCAAAAACCTGGCGTATCTACTAATTTACCCAAACACAATGAATCCAAATTTACCTCGAGCAAAATATCGTACCTTCTTCGTCGACCTTCTCAATTCTCTGCCTCCGTCGAAACTGCATCTCCAACAACTTCAACCAAAATGTCTTCGAACGAAATGTACTCTTCAACACCAAATGACGCTCCTAAACATTCATGTGAAACAGCtagttataatgaaatattaGATTCACATTGCAATGAGCAATTAGAGCCTCAAAACTCTTCAGAGATATTTAAAGTGCCCCACAAATCCAACATATATACTTCTTTGTCTAAAAACGATGCTTCCGTACTGActtcaatttcaaaaaatatcactTCGATAGCGGAGACAACATCTTCCGTAATCTTACCCGAAAACGCAATTGATACAAACTTGAATGTAGATTTAGATGTTCCgcgtatgaagaagaaacaaacgaAACACCATCGCAATACACCGTACCTACTTCGTCGATTTTCCCAACTCTCTGCCACCGTCGAAACTGCATATCCAACAACTTCCACCAGAATGTCTTCGAACGTAATGTGCTCTTCAACACCAAAAAGTGCTCCTcaacatttatttaaatctcGTTGTCAAACTTCAGGGATATTTCACATGCCTCAAAAAACCGACGTGTCTTCTTCTTTATCTAAAAAGCATGATTCCATAATGACTTCtagtgaaatttcaaaaaatatgatttcaaTAACCGAGACAACAATTGATCCAAAACCTAATATAGATATATGTGTTCCGAAGATGAAGGAGAAAGCAGCGAACCAACCTTGCGATTCACTTTATATTCCACGTCAAACTTCACAATTCTCTACCATCGTCGAAACTGCATTTCCCACAACTTCAACCAAAATGTCTTCGAATGCAATGTGCTCTTCAACACCAAATAGCGCATCTAAACATTCATGTGAAATATCtcgttataatgaaattttagattcaCATTGTACCGAACAATTAAAGCCTCAAAACTCTTCAGAGATATTTGAAGTGCCGCAAAAATCCATTATATTTACTTCTTTGTCTAAATACGGCGCTTCCATATTGACTTCAAaggaaattgcaaaaaatttgacTTCGATGGCGGACACAACATCGCCCGAAATCTTACCCGAAAACACAATTGATTCAAACTTGAATGTAGATTTAGTTGTTGCgcgtatgaagaagaaacaaacgaAACATCATCGCAATACACCGTACCTTCTTCGTCGACCTTCCCAACACTCTGCCACCGTCGAAACTGCATATCTAACAGCTTCCACTAAAATGTCTTCGAACGTAATGTGCTCTTCAACACCAAAAAGTGATCCTCAACATCTATGTGACTCTCGTCAAACTTCAGGGATATATCACGTGCGTCAAAATCCCGGCGTATCCACTTCTTTATCTGAAGACGATGATTCCATAATGAATTCCagcgaaatttcaaaaaatatgatttcaaTAGCCGAGACAACAATTGATCTAAAACCGAATGTAGATACATGTGTTCCTGAGACGAAGGAGAAAGCAGCGAACCACCTTTGCGATTCACTTTATCTTCCACGTCGATCTTCTCAATTCTCTACCACAGTCCaaactgaattttcaacaacttCAACCACAATATCTTCGAACGTAATGTGCTCTTCAACACCAAATAGCGCTCCTAAATATTCTTGTGAAACACCTCGTTATAATGAAATTGTTGATTCACATTGCAAAGAACAATTAGATCTTCAAAACCCTTCAGAGATATTTCAAGTGCCTCAAAAATCCATCATATCTACTGCTTTGGCTAAAAACGATGCTTCCATATTGACTTCAagcgaaatttcaaaaaatatgacTTCGATAGCGGAGACAACACCATCTGAATTCCTACCCGAACAATCAATTGATTCAACACCAAATGTAGATGTATCTATTATAAATGataacataaatttaaaaaaattgagcgTTCCACATACAAaggagaagaccaaaaaacacttttgtttattttgtaaaactctACAGACTAAATTTGCCAGACACATATTTCTTAAACACAAAAATGATAACAAAGTTCACCTAGCTTCCAAAATGCCGAAGAAGAGTGTTGAacgtataaaaataatagatgAATTGAGAAAGAAGGGTGATTTTTTGTACAATACGCGGTCCGAATACAATGGGGGCATTTTAATAACGAGAAGgaatcagcaaaaaaatttcaagaataaaGCTTACGACTATGTGTGCTGTAAAGACTGCAAGGGATTTTACTCCAAAAAATCAATTCGCGTTCATCGTCGCATATGTGGAGGTGTTACAAAAACGAAGTCAACAAATATCGAAAGTCGAAAATTAACGCAGTATTGCCATCCTGAAGCAAATGATATAATGAAAACGCAAGTTTTACCCAAGTTAAACGACGATAAAATCCGGCGAGCACTTGTACATGacgaattaattataaaatatggCAATAAACTTGCAGACAAATATACTGATGTTTATACAGATTCTCATAACTTCGATATGGTGAGAGCACATTTACGATTACTAGCTCGTTTTAAAATAGCAATGAAGAAACATGACCGTGGCATAAAAGAACTCAAAGACGTTTTCAAACCCCAGCTTCATGATAAATGTATAGATGCACTACGAGATGTTTCAAGCTGGGACCAAGCTTTAGGTTGGTACAAACATCCTCAAACTGCCATATCTCTTTCAGcagtattaaaaaaatgtgcatTCAAATTAAGGACTGAGTATATTAAAATTCAATCGGAGGAAAAGAAGAAGGAAGTGGAAGACTTCATTCTTTTGTGGGAAGAGGAAGTCCCCACAGTTGTGCATAAAAGAGCTTTGGAAGATCAGACGAATATGAAGCGTGATAAAAATGTGGTGTTGCCAAAGAAAGATGATATaaacaaattatacaaatttttgctgggcaaaataaaaaaaagcgtTACTTCCTTACAAAAGAAATTCTCATTAAAATATTGGGCAAGtttgacacaatcttctttgactCTGATTCAAGTATTTAATAGACGTAGGGCTGGCGAAAtcgaaaaacttaaaatttccaattacacCAAAAGAGAATCTGTTACCCACAATATGGAAAAAGAGCTGTTAAAAACGAATTCCATAGAGAGTGTTGAACATGCGCAAAAATTTGTACGAATCGAAATGAGGGGAAAATTAAGTCGTGGTGTGCCAATTTTGTTAGATTCCATAATGATGAATGCTGTGGACACATTATTGAAGTATCGATCGAAAGCCGGATTAACAGAAGATAACAAATACGTTTTCGCCAACCCTACTGCCGGACcaacatcaaaaaaatattaccgAGCTTGTGaacttcttaaaaaatttgctgAAGAGTGTGGTGCTGAAGAGCCAAATACTTTGCGAGGGACAACACTTCGCAAACACTTTGCTACATATGTTTCCGTAATAAACGCAGAAGACGCTGAAGTGGATAAAGTTGCTAATTTCATGGGACATCATAAGGACATCCATAAGTCGCATTACCGCCAGACTGTGCCAGCTGCGGAAATTTAttgtgtatcgaaaattttgacggcGGCTATTGGCGAAGAGGCAGAAGTTGAGATTCCGGAAAAAACAAATCGAACCGAATTGATAAATCAGAACATGGGTGTAGGAAATGATGTATCCAGCGGGAAGAGAATTGAGAAAAAAAACGACAATGACGGAATGCAAGATGCATCTGAAGAGAACGTTTCCAAAAATGAATATACCGATGACAGTTTCGGGtctcaaaaaaaaagaagaagca CATCACCTTATGGCAAAACTACTCGGCGTAGATGGAGTGCAGCTGAAAAGGACGCAATATTTTCCGAATTTGGAGATGTCATGCTTCTAACGAAACTACCCAGAACAAGGGAATGTTTGAGGGCAGTAAGGAAGCACGAAGCTTTAAAAGGAAGGACACCGCAGCAAGTAAAAGCCTGGATAAACAACACAATACAatcaaaaaaagacaaaaactaG